A segment of the Bacillus licheniformis DSM 13 = ATCC 14580 genome:
ATCAAGCGACATGATTTCACTCTCCTTTCAAAATGGTACCGGTTTCAAAAGCAGTTGCGGGAAAACACTCTCCCCTAAGTTTTCGGGTCCATGAGTGTTTCCGTTTGACAAGTTCTACAGCGACTGTCTGAGAACAAGCTCCGCCTCAAGCTGAATCGTCTGCGGGGCGCTTTCGTCTCCTTCAATCCGTTTGATGATCCGCTCCATGGCGACCCTGCCCATTTCATGCGACGGCTGGGCGATGGTCGTAATGCCCGGACCGATCAATTTATACCATTCTGTATCATCAAATCCGGCAATTCCGACATCTTCCGGAATTGAAATGCCAAGCTCATAAAGGCAGCTGATGATTTTCAGCATCAGAAGCCCGTTGTTTCCAAGAATGGCTTTTTTCCCTTCTTTCATTTCCAAAAAGCTTTTGACGGACTGTAATAGAGATTCTTTGTCTTTGACGTCAGCCTCATATACGAGAGGGGTACCGCCGGCGTTTCGTTCCAGCGCGATTTCTGTATAGGCGGAGGCCCTTTCCTCCCTTGGACTGATTCCCTTAATCGGTTCGGTAAACAGACCGACCTGGGCATAGCCTTTGTCATACATGAGATTGACGATTTGACTTGTCACTTCGCGGTTGTTCGTTGTGACTGCATCGATCTTGAGCCCGGGCACTTTCCGGTCAACGAGCACAATCGATACATCCTGGCTGATTAAATCCAAGAGCACATCGTTGTTCCTTCCCGTCGTATTAATAATCAGCCCTTCAATGTAATGCGCGTTCAGCTTGTGCAGCATCTCCCTTTCTTTCTCAGGACTGTTGTCCGTGTTGCAGACCATGATGCTGTATCCGTACTGATCGCAAACCTCTTCCACCCCTCTCAAGGTGGCTACTGAAAACGGGTTTGTAATATCGGCGACCAAAAATCCGATAACTTTGCTTTTTTTCACCTTCAGCCCCTGTGCCATCTGGCTTGGGCGGTAATTGAGCTCCTCGATCGCTTTTTTGATGCTTTTCACCTTTTTCGGTGAAATGGCATCAATCTTCCCGTTGATATAACGGGAAACCGTTGATTTTGATACGCCTGCATGTGCGGCGACTTCGTTGATGGTTACTTTCGCTGTTTGCTTATCCTTCATTCAAGTACTCCTATAACCTTATGATTTGAAACCGATTTCAAAAACTTTATACCACCAGCATATCACATCATTTAAAATTTGGAAGAGTCTTTTTTAATATTTCAGCATTGTCCTTTACAATATTCAGAAAAAAGTGAAAAGACTGTTGACGCTTTCCATTATTTACTTTAAAATTCATGTTTGAAACCGTTACCAAAAACTTTTGGCACTTCATTCAAGTCAGTCTAAAAACGTCCAATTCAAGGAGGAGAAGGTATGGAAAATCGTTATTCTGTTCATCCAGAACAAGCGAAACGATTCACAACCGCAGAGCTTCGCGAGCATTTTTTAATAGAGTCATTGTTTGTTGAAAACAAACTGAATATGTTTTATTCGCATGAAGACAGGGTCGTGATCGGCGGAGCCGTTCCAGTAAAGGAGTCCATAGCGCTCGATGCCGGCGATTTTTTAAAAACGGACTATTTCCTAGAACGGCGCGAAATCGGGATTGTGAATGTCGGCAAGCCCGGTGCGGTTAAAGTCGGTGATGAAGAATACGTACTGGAGCACAAAGACTTTCTGTATATCGGCCTGGGAAATAAAGACGTTTTCTTCTCAAGCTTGAATGAAGGCGGGGCCAAATTTTATTTCATCTCGGCGACGGCACACCAAAAGTATCCGGTGCAAAAAGCTTCTCTTTCAGAGCTCCCATACGATCATTTAGGAGAAGAAGCCTCTTCAAATGTTCGTAATCTATACAAAGTGATTCATGCAGACGGCATTCAAAGCTGCCAGCTGATGATGGGCATTACGTTTCTTGAACCTAATAACACATGGAACACAATGCCTGCGCATGTCCACGACCGGCGGATGGAGGTTTACCTGTATCTTGATCTTGCTGAGGATGCAAAGGTGTTTCATTTCATGGGCGAACCGACGGAGACCCGGCATCTTGTCGTCGGGAACGAACAGGCTGTCATTTCACCCGCGTGGTCTGTCCACTCGGGCTCCGGCACATCCAACTACTGCTTTATATGGGCGATGGCCGGAGAAAACTACACATTTAAGGACATGGATGCTGTCCCGATGAATGTCATTCGGTAAGGACGTGAACGTGAGATGGGATATCTTGAATCGTATTTTTCACTTGAAGGCAAAACGGCGCTTGTCACAGGCCCGGGAACGGGAATCGGCAAAGGGATTGCCGAAGCGCTGGCAAAAGCGGGAGCGGATATCATCGGCACTTCGCATACGAGCGGACTTGATGAAACAAAGCGGCTGATCGAAGAAGCCGGCAGAACGTTTACTTCTTATCAGCTTGATATGGGCAACCTTGACGAGGTCGAGGCTTTTGCAAAAGAGGTGCCTGACCGCCATCAAATTGATATTCTCGTTAACAACGCCGGGACGATCCGCAGAGAAAAAGCGGCTGATTTTTCCCGGGAGAACTGGGAAGCGGTGATCAATGTCAATTTGAACAGCTTATTTTTGCTGACGCAGGCTATCGGCCGGCAGATGATTGAGCGAAAGCAAGGGAAAATCATCAATATTGCCTCTCTTCTTTCATTTCAAGGAGGCATTCTTGTCCCTGCATATACGGCAAGCAAACATGCAGTAGCCGGATTGACGAAGTCTTTTGCCAATGAATGGGCGGCTTATAATGTCCAGGTCAATGCGATTGCTCCGGGCTATATCGCGACGAACAATACAAAGCAGATCCGCGACGATCAAAACCGCAATGCCGAAATCTTAAAACGGATTCCGGCCGAGCGCTGGGGTCAGCCGGATGACATTGCCGGCGCCGCCGTATTCCTTTCGTCGCCGGCATCCGATTATGTGAATGGACATGTGTTAGCCGTCGATGGCGGATGGCTGGCAAGGTAATGCGAGGAAAAGGCTGCCGGTAGCTCGGCAGCCTTTATCATCGCTATGGCTTCAAAATTACTTTAATGCAATCATCTTCATGGTCGTTGAACAAATGATAAGCGCGGCCGGCTTCTTCAAGCGGAAGCTGGTGCGTAATGATTTCCTTCGGATCAAATTGATTCTCTTCGATCTTCTTGTAAATCTCCGGCATCAAATGGATGACCGGAGCCTGCCCCATTTTTAGCGTAACATTTCTGGAAAAGAATGCGCCGAGCGGAAACATATTGTAATTGCTTCCATATACCCCCGTAATCTGTACGGTTCCGCACTTTCTGACCGCCTTTGTAGAAATTTGAATCGGTCCGAGCGTGCCGCCCTGAAGCTTCAGTTTTTGCTCCAGATACTCAAGCGGAGATTTTTTGCCGTCCATCCCTACGCAGTCGATCACGACATCCGCCCCGCCTTTTGTAATCTCCTTTAAATGCTCGCCCATATCAGGATATTTTGTAAAGTCAAATACTTCAACGCGGTTTAATGCCTCAGCCTGCTTTAGGCGGTAGTCCAAGTAGTCTACTGCAATGACCCGCTTCGCCCCTTCCATCCAGGCAAACTTCTGCGCCATTAATCCAACCGGCCCGCAGCCGAGCACAATGACAGTGTCCCCTTTTTTGACGCCTGCGTGAAGCACGCTCCAATACGCGGTTGGGAGGACATCTGATAAAAACAGAAGCGACTCGTCCTCCATCTCGCATGATTCAGGAATGACAAACGGCGTGAAATTGCCAAACGGCACTTTTAAATATTCAGCCTGTCCGCCAGGGTGATTCCCGAATTTTTCCGAGTAGCCAAAATACCCGCCTGAATCATAATGGGGATTGGCATTGTCGCACTGGCTTTCCAGCTTGTTTTCGCAATAAAAGCAATGTCCGCAGGCAACGGTAAACGGGATGACAACCCGGTCTCCTTTTTTCACTTTTGTTACATCAGGTCCTGTTTCTTCTACAATTCCCATCGGTTCATGGCCGAGCTGGAAGCCTTTTGGAAGAGGGAAATTCCCTTGATAAAGATGGAGATCCGAACCGCAAATCGCGGTAGAAGTAATTCTGACAACGATATCATCGCTTTTTTCAATTTTGGCATCCTCCACCTGGCTGACTTCAACATGCTGAGGCCCTTGAAACGTTACGGCTTTCAAATCGTCACACTCCCATTATCGTTCAGTTGACTTTAGTGTGAGATAAACCCGGGTTCTTATTCAGTTTTTTAAACAAACGTTTCATTAGCCGTCATGTAGAACGGCCATGATTCATACATAGAAGAAAACGGAGGTGTTGGGATGCTGCTGCAAATACTGGTCGGAGGACTGGTTGTTTTCATTATTTTTTTTCTCGTGTTTCGGGCAATCAGAACGGGCAATCTGCCGCGCCATGACGATTCGCAGCCAGGAGACGGAGAGAACAGAGATCAGCCATGATCGGCCGGCCTCTTCACACAAAAAAGGATGGGGCCTTGCCCATCCTTTTGCCTATCGTTCAACCGGCTGTGTGTCAGTTGCCGTGATTCCGCGGTGCTTGTCCCGCAAATCCTGCTCGATCTCTTCCAGACTTTTCCTTTTGTTTCTGTTACTTTAAAGAAGACGAACAGGAAGGCCGCGATTCCAATGGCCGCATAGCACAGAAACAGGTAACTGATGCCCATCGCTTCCATGAGGACCGGAAAACTCAAAGTCACAATTAAGTTCCCTGCATGGAGCATTAAAGTCGATACTCCGGTTCCTATCCCTCTGACATGAAGGGGGAACAGCTCAGGCAGCATCACCCAGACGATCGGCCCCCAGCTGACGGCAAATACGACGATGAACACACCTAAGCAGATGACAGTCGTCCATGCCGCACCAGAGGTATTGCCGAAAAAGAGATTAGAAAAAGAAAGCACGATCAAACTGATGACCATTCCGGCATTTCCAAATAATAAAAGCGGCTTCCGGCCAATCCTGTCAATGAAGCGGATCGCCACAAGCGTCATCAGGACATTGACCGTTCCGATGCCGACTGTCCCTAAAATGGCCGCCGAATCTTCAAATCCGACATTCGTAAACGTTTTTGGGGCATAGTAAATAATCGTGTTGGTTCCAATAAATTGCTGCAGAAATGCCAGTCCGACCCCTGCGATTAACGCCGGGCGCACCCACGGTTCCAGCAGCTCTTTCAAGCCCCCCTGGTCCTGCTTTTCCGCTTCCTTAATTTCTTTGACTTCCTGATCGACCCGCTCTCCTCCTCTCATCTTTGACAAAACCCGCCTTGCTTTCTCTTCTTTTCCTTTTGTTAAGAGCCAGCGCGGGCTTTCCGGCATGAAAAAGATACCGATTAAAAGGCCGATTGACGGAATAAGGGCCAATCCCAGCATCCAGCGCCATGCGCCTGCATCACTAAATGCATAGTTGATCAAATAAGAGAGCAGAATCCCGATCGTAATCATCAGCTGATTTAATGAAGAAAGCGCGCCCCGGGATTCCTTCGGAGCAAGCTCTGAAAGGTACAAAGGAACGATGGTCGTTGAACAGCCGACTGCAAGGCCGAGCACGATCCTGAAAGCCACCATATATTCCGTGCTTGGCGCCAGGGCCGTTCCGAGCCCCCCGATGCAATACAGCACAGCCGCTGACATAATCGCCCTTCTTCGGCCGAAGCGGTCTGTCAGCCTGCCTGACAAACCCGATCCGAAAATCGCCCCGATTAATATTGCGCTGACAACCAGCCCTTCTGTAAAGGCATTGAGCCCAAGTTCATCTTTCATAAACAAAATCGCCCCGGAAATGACGCCTGTATCATAACCGTAGAGCACACCGCCCAAGGCTCCAAAAAAATAAAGCCAGGCATTCGATCTTTTTCCCTTCATCACAGTATATCCTCCTCCAAGGCTCGTCTTTTAACCTTTAACCTTGTCTTGCTTTCTTCAAACCTCTAGAAACTCGGAGTACCATTAAAAGGAATTTAAAAATATGAAACATTTTATCTGTTATATCGTCTTATTATAGGCGGCAAAATGATCAGTCCCGCGGAATTTCCAGAGAATCCCCATATGCAAAACAGCAAATATATTGTAAAATCCAAGATTGGGAAACTATTTTTTATTAAAATTTAGACTTATTCAACAATTGTACGTTTCAATATAAATAAAAGAGGAGCTTATACATGCTACGATCGCAGCGAACGAAGAAAAAGAGACTAAGAAAATGGGTGAAATACTCACTGTTTTTCATTGCCTTAATCCTGACGGCGACGGCAGCCGCAGGCGGCTATGCGTACTATAAAGTGGCGAACGCCTCCAAAGATGCGCAAGTCACCCTTTCCAGAGGTGAACAGTCCGTCAAGCGGATTAAAGAGTTCAACCCTAAAAAAGATAACTTCTCCATCCTGTTGATGGGGATTGATGCCCGTCCCGGACAAAGCATGGACAAAGAACGAAGCGATGCGATGGTTCTTGCCACGTTCAACAGAAAAGACAAATCGGTGAAACTATTGAGCATCCCGCGGGATTCCTATGTCAACATCCCCGGACGCGGCTACGATAAAATAACGCATGCCCACTCATTAGGCGGGCGCGACCTTAGTACAGAAACCGTCGAAAACCTGCTCGACATTCCGGTTGATTACGTCATGGAAGCCAATTTTTCAGCTTTCAAGGAAGTAGTTGATGAACTCGGCGGTGTACCGATCACGATCAAAGAAGACTATATTGTCCGGCAGATTAAAAAGGATACGAAAGGCAAAGTCAACCTTCAAACAGGCGAGCAGACGCTGGGCGGAGAAGAAGCCCTCGCTTATGTAAGAACGAGAAAAGCCGATACGGACTTGAAGCGCGGCGAGCGCCAGATGGAAGTCATCAAATCGATTATCAACAAATCCAAATCGCTTACTTCCATTCCGGCTTACGACGATATCCTTGATACAGTCGGAAAGAACGTATCGATGAACTTGTCGCTGAATGATGCAATCGGACTGATCCCGTTTATGACGTCCATTCAAACGGTCGATACCCTTCAATTGAAAGGGAGCGATTATCAACCGGGCAAAGTCTACTATTTCCAGCTTGATCAGGAAAACCTCAACGAAATTAAGCAGGAATTAAAACAGCAGTTAGATGTATAATTAGAAAAAGGATGAATCATATTCATCCTTTTTCTGTTTTAATGAAACTCAATATTTACTATTGAAAAAATCTAAATTTAGGTTTAGCCTTTTACATAACATGTCTTTTTAGGGAA
Coding sequences within it:
- a CDS encoding LCP family protein, yielding MLRSQRTKKKRLRKWVKYSLFFIALILTATAAAGGYAYYKVANASKDAQVTLSRGEQSVKRIKEFNPKKDNFSILLMGIDARPGQSMDKERSDAMVLATFNRKDKSVKLLSIPRDSYVNIPGRGYDKITHAHSLGGRDLSTETVENLLDIPVDYVMEANFSAFKEVVDELGGVPITIKEDYIVRQIKKDTKGKVNLQTGEQTLGGEEALAYVRTRKADTDLKRGERQMEVIKSIINKSKSLTSIPAYDDILDTVGKNVSMNLSLNDAIGLIPFMTSIQTVDTLQLKGSDYQPGKVYYFQLDQENLNEIKQELKQQLDV
- a CDS encoding LacI family DNA-binding transcriptional regulator — encoded protein: MKDKQTAKVTINEVAAHAGVSKSTVSRYINGKIDAISPKKVKSIKKAIEELNYRPSQMAQGLKVKKSKVIGFLVADITNPFSVATLRGVEEVCDQYGYSIMVCNTDNSPEKEREMLHKLNAHYIEGLIINTTGRNNDVLLDLISQDVSIVLVDRKVPGLKIDAVTTNNREVTSQIVNLMYDKGYAQVGLFTEPIKGISPREERASAYTEIALERNAGGTPLVYEADVKDKESLLQSVKSFLEMKEGKKAILGNNGLLMLKIISCLYELGISIPEDVGIAGFDDTEWYKLIGPGITTIAQPSHEMGRVAMERIIKRIEGDESAPQTIQLEAELVLRQSL
- the kduI gene encoding 5-dehydro-4-deoxy-D-glucuronate isomerase codes for the protein MENRYSVHPEQAKRFTTAELREHFLIESLFVENKLNMFYSHEDRVVIGGAVPVKESIALDAGDFLKTDYFLERREIGIVNVGKPGAVKVGDEEYVLEHKDFLYIGLGNKDVFFSSLNEGGAKFYFISATAHQKYPVQKASLSELPYDHLGEEASSNVRNLYKVIHADGIQSCQLMMGITFLEPNNTWNTMPAHVHDRRMEVYLYLDLAEDAKVFHFMGEPTETRHLVVGNEQAVISPAWSVHSGSGTSNYCFIWAMAGENYTFKDMDAVPMNVIR
- a CDS encoding zinc-dependent alcohol dehydrogenase, translated to MKAVTFQGPQHVEVSQVEDAKIEKSDDIVVRITSTAICGSDLHLYQGNFPLPKGFQLGHEPMGIVEETGPDVTKVKKGDRVVIPFTVACGHCFYCENKLESQCDNANPHYDSGGYFGYSEKFGNHPGGQAEYLKVPFGNFTPFVIPESCEMEDESLLFLSDVLPTAYWSVLHAGVKKGDTVIVLGCGPVGLMAQKFAWMEGAKRVIAVDYLDYRLKQAEALNRVEVFDFTKYPDMGEHLKEITKGGADVVIDCVGMDGKKSPLEYLEQKLKLQGGTLGPIQISTKAVRKCGTVQITGVYGSNYNMFPLGAFFSRNVTLKMGQAPVIHLMPEIYKKIEENQFDPKEIITHQLPLEEAGRAYHLFNDHEDDCIKVILKP
- the kduD gene encoding 2-dehydro-3-deoxy-D-gluconate 5-dehydrogenase KduD — translated: MGYLESYFSLEGKTALVTGPGTGIGKGIAEALAKAGADIIGTSHTSGLDETKRLIEEAGRTFTSYQLDMGNLDEVEAFAKEVPDRHQIDILVNNAGTIRREKAADFSRENWEAVINVNLNSLFLLTQAIGRQMIERKQGKIINIASLLSFQGGILVPAYTASKHAVAGLTKSFANEWAAYNVQVNAIAPGYIATNNTKQIRDDQNRNAEILKRIPAERWGQPDDIAGAAVFLSSPASDYVNGHVLAVDGGWLAR